One genomic region from bacterium encodes:
- the yedF gene encoding sulfurtransferase-like selenium metabolism protein YedF encodes MTLLYLNSDQMGSGGDPALGKKLLKLFLEKLAASDVQVDLVGCVNSGVYLTSEGSEVLESLKKLAEKGARIATCGTCLDHLHLAEKLQIGEIGNMDMTIQVMAAADKIIRP; translated from the coding sequence ATGACCTTACTCTATTTGAACTCTGACCAGATGGGCAGCGGAGGCGACCCCGCATTGGGTAAAAAGCTGCTCAAACTCTTTCTGGAAAAGCTGGCCGCCTCCGATGTCCAGGTCGATCTGGTGGGATGTGTTAATTCGGGGGTCTATCTGACCTCTGAAGGCAGCGAGGTGCTGGAGAGTCTGAAAAAACTGGCGGAGAAAGGGGCGCGCATCGCCACCTGCGGCACCTGCCTGGATCATCTCCATCTTGCCGAAAAGCTACAGATCGGCGAGATCGGCAACATGGACATGACGATACAGGTCATGGCGGCCGCGGACAAGATCATCAGGCCGTGA
- a CDS encoding transcriptional repressor, translating to MNKKTNPKPALRSSRQRERLLALLQETEIHPTADWLYARLKPEFPHLSLGTVYRNLTILTEQGLVKKIHSGSTFDRFEARVMPHYHLICRRCDTIQDLEMPILKEINERAGRITNFQIQEHQIDFYGLCSSCRRQKPVR from the coding sequence ATGAACAAGAAGACCAACCCGAAACCTGCTCTCCGCAGCAGCCGGCAGCGTGAACGCCTGCTCGCCCTGCTGCAGGAAACCGAGATCCACCCCACGGCCGACTGGCTCTACGCCCGGCTCAAGCCCGAATTCCCCCACCTCAGCCTGGGGACGGTTTACCGCAATCTGACTATTCTCACTGAACAGGGGCTGGTGAAAAAGATCCACTCCGGCAGCACCTTCGACCGCTTTGAGGCGCGCGTGATGCCGCACTACCACCTCATCTGCAGGCGGTGCGACACCATCCAGGATCTGGAGATGCCGATCCTCAAAGAGATCAACGAGCGCGCCGGCCGGATAACCAATTTTCAGATCCAGGAACACCAGATCGATTTCTACGGCCTCTGCAGCAGCTGCCGGAGACAGAAACCCGTGCGCTGA
- a CDS encoding right-handed parallel beta-helix repeat-containing protein, translating to MNKALFPILLFASLARAALYVSTSGSDLNPGTFAQPLRTIPKAVIKAAGGDTIFIRGGTHELTANITIGADKSGTESRPSCLMGYPGERPLLDFSKEALGSRAFTLKASWWHVRDFDLKGAGDNGLQITGTTGAFNTIENCSFFECRDSGVQLSAGAHDNRFINCDSYHNADPPDYGDADGFAPKLDVGSGNAFYGCRAWGNCDDGWDGYMRGATNVTTTLENCWTWGNGWLKDGSDPGSQANGNGFKMGGGDNSNRDMLMHHFVLTNCLAFNCKAKGFDQNNNVGSMTLYNCTGYGNGTANYRITKTLAAGQLLTVKNCLSFNGSAELGAFALQSNNSWLPPFTVTADDFISIDPALAAAPRKADGSLPDLPFMHLALGSDLIDGGIDLGLPFLGAAPDLGAFESDFRLQIAEHEAAPAGFRLVQSYPNPFNPETTICYALLKPEYVSLRIYNLRGQMVADLVEGWRPAGEQRERWRPESLAAGIYMARLQAGDLKATGRLVLAK from the coding sequence ATGAATAAGGCACTTTTCCCGATTCTCCTTTTTGCCTCCCTCGCCCGCGCCGCCCTCTATGTCTCCACCAGCGGCAGCGACCTCAATCCGGGCACGTTCGCCCAGCCCCTCAGGACCATCCCCAAGGCAGTCATCAAGGCCGCCGGGGGCGACACCATCTTCATCCGCGGCGGCACCCACGAGCTGACCGCCAACATCACCATCGGCGCCGACAAGAGCGGCACGGAAAGCCGCCCCTCCTGCCTCATGGGCTACCCGGGCGAACGCCCCCTCCTCGATTTCTCAAAGGAGGCCCTGGGCAGCCGGGCCTTCACCCTCAAGGCGAGCTGGTGGCATGTCCGGGATTTCGACCTCAAGGGGGCCGGTGACAACGGCCTGCAGATCACCGGGACCACAGGCGCCTTCAATACCATCGAGAACTGCAGCTTTTTCGAATGCCGCGATTCCGGTGTCCAGCTCTCGGCCGGAGCTCACGATAACCGTTTCATCAACTGCGACTCATACCATAATGCCGATCCGCCGGACTATGGCGACGCTGACGGTTTCGCGCCTAAACTCGACGTCGGCAGCGGCAACGCGTTTTACGGCTGTCGCGCCTGGGGCAACTGCGATGACGGCTGGGACGGCTATATGCGCGGCGCCACCAACGTCACCACCACCCTCGAGAACTGCTGGACCTGGGGCAACGGCTGGCTTAAGGACGGCAGCGATCCCGGCTCCCAGGCCAACGGCAACGGCTTCAAGATGGGCGGGGGTGACAACAGCAACCGCGACATGCTCATGCATCATTTCGTCCTTACCAATTGCCTCGCCTTCAACTGCAAGGCCAAGGGCTTCGACCAGAACAATAACGTGGGCTCGATGACCCTCTACAACTGCACCGGCTACGGTAATGGCACCGCCAACTACCGCATCACCAAAACGCTGGCCGCCGGTCAACTCCTGACCGTGAAAAACTGCCTCTCTTTCAACGGCAGCGCGGAGCTGGGCGCATTCGCCCTCCAGTCGAACAACAGCTGGCTACCGCCTTTTACCGTTACCGCTGATGATTTCATCAGCATTGATCCTGCCCTAGCTGCGGCTCCGCGCAAGGCGGACGGCTCCCTGCCGGATCTCCCCTTCATGCACCTGGCGCTCGGCAGTGACCTGATCGACGGGGGCATCGACCTCGGTCTCCCCTTCCTTGGTGCAGCCCCAGATCTCGGAGCGTTCGAGTCCGATTTCCGGTTACAGATTGCCGAGCACGAAGCGGCTCCCGCAGGATTCCGGCTGGTGCAGAGCTATCCCAATCCCTTCAATCCGGAGACCACGATCTGCTATGCCCTGCTCAAGCCGGAGTATGTCAGCTTGCGCATCTACAATCTGCGCGGGCAGATGGTTGCGGATCTCGTCGAGGGCTGGCGCCCCGCGGGTGAACAGCGCGAGCGCTGGCGGCCGGAGAGTCTGGCTGCGGGCATCTACATGGCCCGGCTGCAGGCCGGTGACTTGAAAGCGACCGGGCGGCTGGTTCTGGCCAAATGA
- the katG gene encoding catalase/peroxidase HPI has protein sequence MSEQSKCPVTGHSAMPPAGKGTSNRDWWPNQLNLSILHQRAPAANPLGSDFFYAQEFKKLDLAALKKDLYALMTDSQEWWPADWGHYGGLFIRMAWHSAGTYRISDGRGGGGTGNQRFAPLNSWPDNANLDKARRLLWPIKQKYGNRISWADLFILAGNCALESMGFKTFGFGGGREDIWQPEEETYWGSEREWLATSDKPGSRYSGNRELENPLAAVQMGLIYVNPEGPDGNPDPVASGRDVRETFARMAMNDEETVALVAGGHTFGKAHGAGDPKLVGPEPEAAPLETQGLGWINKFGTGKGVHTTTSGIEGAWKPKPTQWDNGYFDMLFGYEWELVKSPAGAWQWLAKDVKPEHMIPDAHEPGKMHRPMMTTADLSLRFDPIYEPIARHFHKDPQAFADAFARAWFKLTHRDMGPKARYLGPEVPKEDMIWQDPIPAVDHPLIDAQDIAGLKAKILAAGLSVSELVFTAWASASTFRGSDKRGGANGARIRLAPQKDWAVNQPAQLAKVLSALETIQKEFNSAQKDGKKVSLADLIVLGGCAAIEAAAKAGGHAIEVPFTPGRMDASQEQTDVASFAVLEPKVDGFRNYHPQAYAHCAEHLLIDKAQLLTLSAPEMTVLIGGLRVLGANADGSRHGLFTSRVGVLSNDFFINLLDMGTEWKPASAAGELYEGFDRKSGQRKWSGTRVDLIFGANSQLRAIAEVYAQSDSKDKFVRDFVAAWNKVMNLDRFDLA, from the coding sequence ATGAGCGAACAATCCAAGTGCCCGGTGACGGGCCATTCGGCCATGCCCCCTGCCGGCAAAGGCACCTCCAATCGTGACTGGTGGCCCAATCAGCTCAACCTGAGCATCCTCCACCAGCGTGCGCCGGCCGCCAATCCCCTCGGCTCGGACTTTTTTTATGCCCAGGAGTTCAAAAAACTCGATCTGGCCGCGCTCAAGAAGGACCTCTACGCCCTGATGACCGACTCCCAGGAGTGGTGGCCGGCAGACTGGGGCCACTACGGTGGCCTCTTCATTCGCATGGCCTGGCACAGCGCCGGCACCTACCGCATCTCGGACGGCCGCGGCGGTGGTGGCACCGGCAACCAACGCTTCGCTCCGCTCAACAGCTGGCCCGATAACGCCAACCTCGACAAGGCGCGGCGCCTGCTCTGGCCGATCAAGCAAAAATACGGCAACAGGATATCCTGGGCGGATCTCTTTATTCTGGCCGGAAACTGCGCCCTGGAATCGATGGGCTTCAAGACTTTCGGCTTTGGCGGCGGACGCGAGGATATCTGGCAGCCTGAAGAAGAGACCTACTGGGGTTCGGAAAGGGAATGGCTGGCCACCAGTGACAAACCCGGGAGCCGCTACAGCGGCAATCGCGAACTGGAAAACCCTTTGGCGGCCGTACAGATGGGATTGATCTATGTCAACCCGGAGGGGCCGGACGGCAATCCCGATCCCGTCGCCTCGGGACGGGATGTTCGTGAAACCTTTGCGCGCATGGCCATGAATGATGAGGAGACCGTCGCTCTCGTCGCCGGCGGCCACACCTTCGGCAAGGCCCACGGCGCCGGCGATCCGAAACTGGTCGGGCCGGAACCGGAAGCCGCCCCCCTGGAAACCCAGGGCCTGGGCTGGATCAACAAGTTCGGCACCGGCAAGGGCGTGCACACCACCACCAGCGGCATCGAAGGCGCCTGGAAGCCCAAACCGACCCAATGGGACAACGGCTACTTCGACATGCTTTTCGGCTATGAATGGGAACTGGTCAAAAGCCCGGCCGGTGCCTGGCAATGGCTGGCTAAGGATGTCAAGCCGGAGCATATGATCCCAGATGCCCACGAACCTGGCAAAATGCACCGTCCGATGATGACCACCGCCGATCTTTCCCTGCGCTTCGACCCGATCTATGAGCCGATCGCGCGCCACTTCCACAAGGATCCGCAGGCCTTCGCCGACGCCTTTGCCCGCGCCTGGTTCAAGCTGACCCACCGTGACATGGGACCCAAGGCCCGCTACCTCGGCCCCGAGGTGCCGAAGGAGGACATGATCTGGCAGGATCCAATCCCCGCCGTCGACCATCCTCTCATCGATGCCCAAGATATCGCCGGCCTCAAGGCGAAAATCCTCGCTGCAGGCCTCAGCGTCTCAGAGCTGGTCTTCACCGCCTGGGCCTCGGCCTCCACCTTCCGCGGTTCCGACAAGCGCGGCGGCGCCAATGGCGCTCGTATCCGCCTAGCTCCGCAGAAGGATTGGGCGGTTAACCAGCCGGCGCAGCTGGCTAAGGTGCTCTCCGCGCTTGAAACCATTCAGAAAGAGTTCAACAGCGCGCAGAAGGACGGCAAAAAGGTCTCCCTCGCCGACCTGATCGTCCTGGGCGGCTGCGCGGCCATCGAAGCGGCAGCGAAAGCCGGGGGCCACGCTATCGAGGTGCCTTTTACGCCCGGCCGCATGGACGCCTCCCAGGAACAGACCGATGTAGCCTCCTTCGCGGTGCTCGAGCCCAAAGTGGACGGTTTCCGCAACTACCATCCGCAGGCCTATGCGCACTGCGCTGAGCATCTGCTCATTGACAAGGCCCAACTGCTGACCCTCAGTGCGCCGGAGATGACTGTCCTCATCGGCGGCCTGCGCGTGCTGGGCGCCAACGCGGACGGCTCCAGACATGGCCTCTTCACCTCGCGCGTTGGTGTGCTCAGCAACGACTTTTTCATCAACCTGCTCGACATGGGCACGGAGTGGAAACCCGCTTCCGCAGCGGGAGAGCTTTATGAGGGCTTTGACCGCAAGAGCGGCCAGCGCAAATGGAGTGGCACCCGGGTGGACCTGATCTTCGGAGCCAACTCACAGCTGCGCGCTATCGCCGAGGTCTATGCCCAGTCCGACAGCAAGGACAAGTTCGTGCGCGATTTCGTCGCGGCCTGGAACAAGGTGATGAATCTGGACCGCTTCGACCTCGCCTGA
- a CDS encoding peroxiredoxin has protein sequence MENEVVSLPRIGDKAPAFKAVTTQGEINFPDQYAGSWVILFSHPADFTPVCTSEFMTFATMEKQFNEANCKLVGLSVDGLYSHIAWLRTIKEKIEYKGMKNVEVTFPLIEDITMEVAKKYGMIQPGEATTKAVRAVFFIDPKGVIRTIIYYPLSLGRNFDELYRVLIGLQTADAFSVALPADWRPGDDVIVPTAGSCGVAKERMENKKDMTCYDWFFCTKKLAKELVLSTILKKK, from the coding sequence ATGGAAAACGAAGTCGTCTCATTGCCCCGTATCGGCGACAAGGCCCCGGCCTTCAAGGCTGTCACCACCCAGGGCGAAATCAATTTCCCCGACCAGTATGCCGGCAGCTGGGTCATTCTCTTCAGCCACCCGGCGGATTTCACGCCGGTCTGCACCTCCGAATTCATGACTTTTGCCACCATGGAGAAGCAGTTCAACGAGGCCAACTGCAAGCTGGTCGGCCTCTCAGTCGACGGCCTTTACAGCCACATCGCCTGGCTGCGCACGATCAAGGAAAAAATCGAGTACAAGGGCATGAAGAACGTTGAAGTGACCTTCCCCCTGATCGAGGATATCACCATGGAAGTGGCCAAGAAATACGGCATGATCCAGCCGGGCGAAGCCACCACCAAGGCCGTACGCGCCGTCTTCTTCATCGATCCCAAGGGTGTCATCCGCACCATCATCTACTATCCGCTCAGCCTCGGCCGCAATTTCGACGAGCTCTACCGCGTCCTGATCGGCCTGCAGACCGCAGATGCCTTCTCAGTCGCCCTGCCGGCTGACTGGCGCCCCGGTGATGATGTCATTGTCCCAACCGCCGGTTCCTGCGGCGTCGCTAAGGAGCGCATGGAAAACAAAAAGGATATGACCTGCTACGACTGGTTCTTCTGCACCAAGAAGCTGGCCAAGGAGCTGGTGCTAAGCACCATCCTGAAAAAGAAATAA
- a CDS encoding CotH kinase family protein has product MNPDYCRCAAARRFLLVLLVSLSGAALPQSLRINEVMSSNSAFLADEDGEFSDWLELYNPGETAVRLADWGLSDKVSNPGKWRFPDLAIQPKSWMLIFADSKDRKAAVPHWETVVRKGQIWRYHLGAASVPAAWIQPGFDDSGWPQGASGIGFGDGDDATTLTASAYSVYGRIAFSIADSAAVLAMVLDMDYDDGFVAWLNGVEIARAGLGPAGTQPAWNLVAADHEAGMYRNLPPERFPIANFSRLLRSGRNILAVEVHNSSTSSTDLSMIPFLSLGYATAPAGSVGSDPRLVLTPTHLHSNFAISASGESVLLSDPSGAVVDSITIPSLAPDISWARIPDGGARWIFCSQPTPEGQNSAAVVAEKAAAVMFSKPAGFYPQPFTITLTCATPGATIRYSRDGSEPDSLSLICSGSLGIGRTTVIRARAFAPGLDPSPITTATYILGQPPAPLPVISLTTDPYNLWDQEYGIYVLGTSYTNEDPYFGANFWEDWERPVHIEFFEPGGALGFSQDAGVKIFGAWSRARPQKSLALFARQSYGNKEFHYRLFPDLPFENYHSFILRNAGNDWDRTFFADALIHSRLKGIDLERQAYRPCTVYLNGDYWGILNMREKINEDYLAQHHNVDPEKIDELEMDGSVIEGTNDHYIVLRDFIASKDLANPQNYAWVQSQMEVDNFITYEAVQIYVDNRDWPGNNIKYWRPQTDEGRWRWILYDTEWGFGINAYASGNAYAYNTLAFATSPTQTPGLHGNPPWSTLLLRRLLLNPDFKAAFINRFADLMNGAYREAPTAAHIDSLEKLLAADMQRHYEKWRQPVPWISSYLWWNSFDQWHEYVRVLRSFALNRPGYMRTHLMQKFGIQKTVTLKLECAPAGVGEVVLNEFLPVRATPWSGTYFSGIPVKLTARPGFGYSFAGWEGDRVSAESTIQVAMAQSMTLKARFVARQDSTAHVVINEINFKSADSYDTEDWVELYNYGLREAAIGGWHLKDDTDDHDFVFPADTRIPGGGFLVASRDTTKFRRFYPQPSIRLFGNLSYGLSSGGDQVCLFDADGVLVDSVAFGITAPWPAAPAGQGPTLELRSPAMDNSLAASWVASTGHGTPGAQNSGYNAVETPHNGPLPTEIELAQNYPNPFNAGTSIAFTLPAPAEVRLEIYSIQGRCIRNLATGRFDVGRHQLVWDGRDDTGSLAASGLYFCRLQSGDFRQVRRMLLLR; this is encoded by the coding sequence ATGAATCCCGATTATTGTCGCTGCGCCGCCGCCCGGCGCTTCCTTCTCGTGCTGCTGGTATCGCTTTCCGGCGCCGCCCTTCCCCAATCTCTGCGCATCAACGAGGTCATGTCCTCCAACAGCGCCTTCCTCGCTGACGAGGATGGCGAGTTCTCGGACTGGCTGGAACTATACAACCCCGGCGAAACCGCTGTCCGGCTGGCCGATTGGGGCCTGAGCGACAAGGTCAGCAATCCCGGCAAATGGCGCTTTCCCGATCTCGCCATCCAACCTAAAAGCTGGATGCTGATTTTCGCCGACAGCAAGGACCGCAAGGCGGCGGTTCCGCATTGGGAAACCGTTGTCCGCAAGGGGCAGATCTGGCGCTACCACCTCGGCGCTGCTTCCGTGCCGGCCGCCTGGATTCAGCCGGGATTTGACGACAGCGGCTGGCCGCAGGGCGCCAGCGGCATCGGCTTTGGCGATGGCGACGACGCCACGACCCTCACTGCCAGCGCCTACTCGGTGTATGGGCGCATCGCCTTTTCGATCGCCGACTCGGCGGCTGTCCTCGCCATGGTGCTCGACATGGATTATGATGACGGTTTTGTCGCCTGGCTCAATGGGGTGGAGATCGCCCGCGCCGGCCTTGGCCCGGCCGGAACCCAGCCCGCCTGGAATCTCGTCGCCGCCGACCATGAGGCAGGGATGTATCGTAATCTCCCGCCAGAGCGGTTCCCGATCGCCAACTTCAGCCGCCTGCTCCGCTCCGGCCGTAACATCCTGGCCGTGGAGGTGCACAATTCATCAACTTCCTCCACCGATCTCTCGATGATCCCTTTTTTGTCCCTGGGATACGCTACCGCGCCGGCCGGCAGCGTCGGCAGCGATCCAAGGCTGGTCCTGACGCCGACGCACCTCCACTCCAATTTCGCGATCTCCGCCTCGGGTGAGAGTGTACTGCTCAGCGATCCCAGCGGCGCCGTGGTCGACAGCATTACCATCCCCTCGCTGGCGCCGGACATTTCCTGGGCCCGGATTCCCGACGGCGGCGCACGCTGGATCTTTTGCAGCCAGCCCACGCCGGAGGGGCAAAATTCTGCTGCGGTGGTGGCCGAGAAAGCCGCCGCCGTCATGTTCTCCAAGCCGGCCGGTTTTTACCCGCAGCCCTTCACGATAACCCTGACATGCGCCACCCCGGGTGCGACGATCCGCTATTCACGGGACGGCTCCGAGCCCGATTCTCTATCACTGATCTGCAGCGGCAGCCTCGGGATCGGCCGCACCACGGTCATCCGGGCGCGCGCCTTCGCTCCCGGCCTTGACCCCAGCCCGATCACGACGGCGACTTACATCCTCGGCCAGCCGCCGGCGCCGCTGCCGGTGATCTCGCTCACCACCGACCCTTATAATCTCTGGGACCAGGAGTATGGCATCTACGTCCTCGGCACCAGCTATACCAACGAAGATCCCTATTTCGGCGCTAATTTCTGGGAGGATTGGGAACGGCCGGTCCATATCGAATTTTTCGAACCGGGCGGCGCTCTCGGCTTCAGCCAGGACGCCGGGGTTAAAATTTTCGGCGCCTGGAGCCGCGCCCGGCCGCAAAAATCCCTGGCCCTTTTCGCCCGGCAGAGCTATGGCAATAAAGAATTCCACTACCGCCTCTTCCCTGATCTGCCCTTCGAGAACTATCACTCCTTCATCCTGCGCAATGCCGGCAACGACTGGGACCGCACCTTCTTCGCCGACGCGCTCATTCATTCCCGGCTAAAGGGGATCGACCTCGAGCGCCAGGCCTACCGCCCCTGCACCGTCTACCTCAACGGCGACTATTGGGGCATTCTCAACATGCGCGAAAAAATCAATGAGGACTACCTGGCCCAACATCACAACGTCGATCCAGAAAAGATCGATGAACTGGAAATGGATGGTTCGGTCATCGAGGGAACCAACGACCATTATATCGTTCTGCGAGATTTCATCGCCAGCAAGGATCTCGCCAACCCCCAGAATTACGCCTGGGTGCAAAGCCAGATGGAGGTCGACAATTTCATTACCTACGAGGCGGTGCAAATCTATGTCGACAACCGCGACTGGCCCGGCAACAACATCAAGTACTGGCGGCCCCAGACGGACGAGGGACGCTGGCGCTGGATCCTTTACGATACCGAGTGGGGCTTCGGCATCAATGCCTATGCTTCCGGCAATGCCTATGCCTACAACACCCTCGCCTTCGCCACCAGCCCGACCCAGACGCCCGGCCTGCACGGCAATCCCCCCTGGTCGACCCTGCTGCTGCGCCGGCTTTTACTGAATCCAGACTTCAAGGCCGCCTTCATCAACCGCTTCGCCGACCTTATGAACGGCGCCTATCGCGAGGCCCCGACCGCCGCCCATATCGATTCCCTGGAAAAGCTGCTCGCTGCCGACATGCAGCGCCACTACGAGAAGTGGCGACAGCCCGTCCCCTGGATCTCCTCTTATCTGTGGTGGAATTCCTTCGATCAATGGCACGAGTATGTCCGGGTGTTGCGCAGCTTCGCCCTCAACCGTCCGGGATACATGCGCACCCATCTCATGCAAAAGTTCGGCATCCAGAAGACCGTCACCTTGAAGCTCGAATGCGCGCCCGCCGGCGTCGGCGAGGTGGTGCTCAACGAGTTCCTTCCGGTTCGCGCCACGCCCTGGAGCGGCACCTATTTCTCCGGCATCCCGGTCAAGCTGACCGCCAGACCGGGTTTCGGTTACAGCTTCGCCGGCTGGGAGGGCGATAGGGTCTCCGCCGAATCCACGATTCAGGTGGCCATGGCGCAATCGATGACCCTGAAGGCCCGCTTCGTCGCCCGCCAGGACAGCACCGCCCATGTGGTCATCAACGAGATCAACTTCAAGTCGGCCGACTCCTACGACACCGAGGACTGGGTGGAACTCTACAACTATGGACTCCGTGAAGCGGCGATCGGCGGCTGGCATCTCAAGGACGATACCGACGATCACGATTTCGTCTTTCCAGCGGATACCCGGATCCCGGGCGGCGGCTTCCTGGTGGCCAGTCGGGACACTACCAAATTCCGCCGCTTTTATCCGCAGCCGTCCATCCGTCTTTTCGGCAACCTCTCCTATGGCCTGAGCAGCGGCGGCGACCAAGTGTGCCTTTTCGATGCCGACGGCGTTCTGGTCGATTCGGTGGCTTTCGGTATCACCGCCCCCTGGCCCGCGGCGCCCGCAGGACAGGGGCCGACTCTCGAACTCCGCAGTCCGGCCATGGACAATAGCCTCGCTGCCAGCTGGGTCGCCTCGACCGGCCATGGCACACCCGGCGCGCAGAACTCGGGCTACAATGCAGTCGAAACGCCGCACAACGGCCCCCTGCCCACGGAGATCGAGCTGGCGCAGAACTACCCGAATCCCTTCAACGCCGGCACTTCCATCGCCTTCACCCTGCCTGCGCCCGCCGAGGTCCGGCTGGAGATCTATTCGATCCAGGGGCGCTGCATTCGTAACCTGGCGACCGGGCGATTTGACGTCGGGCGGCATCAACTGGTATGGGATGGCCGCGATGACACCGGTTCATTGGCCGCGAGCGGTCTCTATTTCTGCCGCTTGCAGAGCGGAGATTTCAGGCAGGTGCGGCGCATGCTGCTTCTGCGCTGA
- a CDS encoding class A beta-lactamase-related serine hydrolase, whose translation MRKIVMIGMLFLLASFGTLRAQEAVVAGAQTEEVTQSLRALEKSFSGRFGFMAKNLRTGEVIAWKAEDKFPTASVIKLPVMVEYFYQVAAGRIDPLQKVMLAPEERRGGSGLLQFFAPGAEVRLCDAMLLMIVVSDNSATNLVIDALGRSHAEKLATVNDRMAALGLKNTRLMNRLMAYATKTDSSESIRYGVGVSTPADMVLLLEKLYHGELADSLSSRQMIGILQEQFYDSAIPRLLPFETAHNLVVAHKTGGVTGVSNDVGLVLSDEADFAIAAFTEQALDRRDSADNQANLAVARAARLAWNHFTGDQGMERPFATSVDWNAFPGGEWARVFLRNAPYPHPSRQEGWHYQENFFPRDPHYVDSSAVIVIPEGFEPHQGAVDLIVHFHGWNNDDLGVLEQFRLPQQLAASHKNAILVLAQGPWHAQDSGGGKMEDEGGFKRMVEEILSVLRAERRIPGEARLGRVIVSAHSGGYRPAIYAVSRGGLQKEISEVYLFDAFYALTEELIPWLKADKHHLLRSVYTDHLAGEHAAFKALLKENHLAWQEAPNGSIRAQPAKGKRVILEPATECHSCVIFHRFQRWLESSSLASHP comes from the coding sequence ATGCGAAAGATTGTGATGATCGGGATGCTTTTTCTGCTCGCCTCCTTCGGCACTCTGCGCGCGCAAGAGGCTGTGGTGGCAGGCGCCCAAACGGAGGAAGTAACACAATCGCTGCGCGCTCTGGAGAAATCCTTTTCTGGGCGTTTCGGCTTTATGGCGAAGAACCTGCGCACCGGCGAGGTGATCGCCTGGAAGGCAGAGGACAAGTTTCCCACCGCCAGCGTGATCAAGCTGCCGGTAATGGTGGAGTATTTTTATCAGGTTGCGGCCGGACGCATCGACCCCCTGCAAAAGGTCATGCTGGCTCCGGAGGAGCGCCGGGGGGGATCGGGGTTGCTGCAATTTTTCGCCCCGGGCGCGGAGGTGCGCCTCTGCGATGCCATGCTGCTGATGATCGTAGTCTCGGACAACAGCGCCACCAATCTGGTGATCGATGCCCTGGGCCGGTCGCATGCGGAAAAACTGGCGACGGTCAACGACCGCATGGCCGCGCTTGGCCTCAAAAACACCCGCCTGATGAACCGGCTGATGGCTTATGCGACCAAGACCGACTCCTCCGAATCGATCCGTTACGGCGTCGGAGTCTCAACGCCGGCCGACATGGTACTCCTGCTGGAGAAACTCTACCATGGAGAGCTAGCCGATTCCCTCTCGAGCCGGCAGATGATCGGGATCCTGCAGGAGCAGTTCTACGATTCCGCCATCCCGCGCTTACTGCCCTTCGAAACAGCGCACAACCTGGTAGTGGCGCACAAGACCGGCGGGGTCACCGGCGTCTCCAATGATGTCGGCCTGGTGCTCTCGGACGAGGCCGATTTCGCTATCGCCGCCTTCACCGAACAGGCGCTCGACCGCCGCGACAGCGCCGACAACCAGGCTAACCTGGCCGTCGCCCGGGCGGCGCGGCTGGCCTGGAACCACTTCACCGGCGATCAGGGGATGGAGCGCCCCTTTGCCACCAGCGTCGACTGGAACGCCTTTCCCGGAGGCGAGTGGGCGCGGGTTTTTCTGCGCAACGCGCCCTATCCCCATCCCTCGCGCCAGGAAGGCTGGCATTACCAGGAGAACTTTTTCCCGCGCGATCCCCATTACGTCGACAGCAGTGCGGTGATCGTCATCCCCGAAGGCTTTGAGCCGCACCAGGGAGCCGTGGATCTGATTGTCCATTTTCATGGCTGGAACAACGATGACCTCGGCGTGCTCGAACAGTTCCGCTTGCCGCAGCAGCTGGCCGCCTCGCACAAGAACGCCATCCTGGTGCTCGCGCAGGGACCGTGGCATGCGCAGGACTCCGGCGGCGGCAAGATGGAGGACGAAGGAGGATTCAAGCGGATGGTGGAGGAGATCCTCTCGGTATTGCGCGCCGAGAGACGCATTCCGGGAGAGGCGCGGTTGGGGAGGGTGATCGTCAGCGCACACAGCGGTGGCTACCGGCCGGCCATCTATGCCGTCAGCCGTGGCGGGCTGCAAAAGGAGATCAGCGAGGTCTATCTCTTCGATGCCTTTTATGCCCTGACCGAAGAGCTGATCCCCTGGCTCAAGGCGGATAAGCATCACCTTCTGCGCTCGGTCTATACCGATCATCTCGCCGGAGAGCATGCGGCCTTCAAGGCGCTGCTTAAAGAGAATCACCTCGCGTGGCAGGAAGCGCCTAACGGCAGCATACGAGCACAGCCGGCGAAGGGCAAGCGGGTGATCCTAGAACCAGCGACGGAGTGCCACAGTTGCGTCATTTTTCACCGCTTTCAGCGCTGGCTCGAGTCGAGTTCGCTCGCCTCGCATCCATGA